The Corvus hawaiiensis isolate bCorHaw1 chromosome 9, bCorHaw1.pri.cur, whole genome shotgun sequence genomic sequence TTTTCCTCCTTAGGACCAGACAAGAGCCAGCTAACTCTGTGATAAGACTTCCTTGATAATTAAGATACTCCACTGTCACAGCCATACACACTAGAGCTATCTGAAAAGTGTCTTCTATCACTGAGGAATTTATGCAGGAAACCAATGTGCAAGATCTTCCCTGAACAGAAACATCCCACAGGAAAACCTTACCTGACTAACTTTTATAGAAGCATCTCTAGACAACCTTCTGAAGTTATAAAACCAAATCATTTATTGAACagatattttttaagaaatcagtTTCTACAAGAGAAATCAAACTTATGCCTGGCACCTGAGACGTTctgaaggcagcagctgtggaatATTGACAGTTACCGATGGCACTGAGGAAACATGGGCTATGCAAAATGAGTAACTGCATTTATTACTATTGCCTAAGTAGGAAAGGCCTGACAGGaacaaaaatatacttttaaaagtTACGCTTTTCTTTTGATGATATAATCTCCAGCACCTGGCCTTTTCTCTAGCAACACTCCCAAAGTAATACTGTTCTCTGAAAATAGTCTGAACAAAATGAATacacttttttccatttcagtccCCCATGTACCAAACAGGAACAAAGAGATATGCAACTACAGAAAAAAGTCTCTCAAACACTTTCTTATTTCAGTCTTACCTTAAGGCAAACTTCTAAATTTTAAGGGAATATCTCAAGAATTAAGCATAGAGCTTATGaaactctttttcctttgttgtttttGATCAAAGTTAACTTTCTTAGAGAACAGGTATGCACAGCAATAACCTCTCAGAAGTGTCTTAGGATAAGACCATGTTAGTGATGTTTATGTAACTTTGCATCTGCAAGTATTTCTTAAACTGACATTTGCAGTCTAACTGTACAAGACAAAATTTCAGTAGTTCAGAGCACAGTATGATATTACTTCAGTGAGTGTAAATGTTGAGGGCAACAAGGTAAAACTACCTCAGTATTTAATTTCCACACAAAACAGATGAAAGGAATAACAGAGTAAGTTATCTTCTCAGAGttttatgtctttaaaaaaaggatGCAGCAAAGCCTCTTTTGCAGTTATTCTTGTTGCAGGGTTTAAGTCTAGTAGCTTATCAAGTAGGTCATATGCTTCATCAGGAACCTGATCCCATCCTTTCATGTCAGTTGCCTTCACTTCCAAAGCACCATCACCTTCCTGAAAATTCTGTAAGTGTTGAATTTGCTTTCTGAGTGTCTCAGGAGCACAGGGTTTGTCTGCTGCAACTGGCAAAGCTGTGTTGTTTTCAGACCTGCTGGGCCCTTCCCCCTGAGATCTCTTACAGCTGCTATTTGTTCCTCTCAGCTTTTCACAGAGGGTTCGTAGATTTTGAGTTGGGACAACTTGGGTACACACAACTGAttttcctagggaaaaaaattgtacaaTAAGCCACATTTTATTATAATATCTATGCAACTGTAACTTCTAAGTTTCAGAGAAACTTCATGTCTCAAAGTATAACCAGCATGAAAGAAAAACGTCCCAAATCTATCAAAGAACCAAATTTACCCCCCCCATGCCACCACACCAGCCCTGCTGTTGCAGCAGCAGACCCTGAAAGTCAGAAGGGTCATCATCTCAGTTCTGCTCAGAACACAGAGCTTTGGGTTATGTGAAGTTACGTAGTGACAGGTTGTCAGCCACCCTGTACACCAACATTATGCATTtcactgtcattttaaaataattgaagaCAATTAAATACCCTGATTTTTACACCTCTGGCTCGAGAATGAAAATTGATGCTGGCAGTTACACATCCAGGTAGCAAGTGCTGCAGCATTTGGCCTGCAAGCAATTAGCAGAATGgttatttggattttttgtggtttgtggtGATTGTACCTTTTTTAAACAGGCCAgctgttgggttttgggtttttagcatgtttgtttgtttgttttactaggccttttggggggaggggcagagggaaaagcaaggTTTACATCATCTAAATATTAAGTCATATTGACTTAAGCCTCCAGGCCAAGTTTTGTAGGAATAGAAGCACTGTCTCAAGAATTCTAACCAAATGCCAATAGGAAACATTTAGTTGGCATACTTCACCTCAAGTAGCCCTAACTTAGTGAAAGGAAGTAGACAGGTTGGGAAAACTATGACATAAAGTACCCCATACTCTGTAAAAGAtagaaaaacacaaaactgtCTTAAAAGTCTGTCAATGTAGAATAATACTTATAGTTTTTACATGCAAAAAGTGTGATTTGCTTCCAAAATTACTCTCAAacctaaaaatatatttatacacacacacaaaaaatcatTGATTGTAAATCACAGcattaaataacattttccccttttccccataATTAAGGTTTGCATACCAAAAGTTCTAGCAGCCTGAATGGTTTCTCTGGATCCACGAAGTGTCATGATTTGTGCCAAAGCAGTTAAATCATCACTTGCTTTGAAAAATGGATATCGTCCACTGAGTAGAGAAAGGAATATGATTCCTGCAGACCACATGTCTATtgctgcaaaggaaagcaaatttaTTAATAACTAAACCCATGATTTCATCACAAACAAAATCTcaactttctttaaaaagaaattacgATCTGAAAAGTTTCTATCAGCAAAAGTTATGTTCTGAAGTACTTCTTGACTTTGGTCACATAGCTATACTTCAGACAAAAGTGGAAATTGCTATAATTGGATTGAAGAATAATTTCCTACTTTGATGCAGAGGGATGGTTTTTCATATGAGTAATTTCATTAACTTGCTTAACTAAAAATGGACCAAAACAATGTTGGAAGTTGTTTTACCCAGGGAGATGAGAGGGGCCAAATGAAATGGCCCCCTGATTTTGATACATATTTAACTTTACTTCACATGAAGAAAACCTTAGCTAAGGgtcataaataaaaaacaattcaCAAATGTTTGTGAAACAATTTTTTGGGGACTGAGGCTGCCACAGGTGGGCAGTACTAAGAATTTTATCTTATTATGAACTTTTCCTCTCTAATATGAACTCACTTGACAAGATAGGCAGTTTAAAAACCGTAATAGTTCAAAGCTTTTCATCACTTTCATTGTGTTATGAAGAGTACAGAGAGTACTCTGGGGATAGAGGCCAAAGCCTAATGGAAACTTTAGTACTGGAAGTTACGAGAATACCTGTCTGCCGTAACTTTTTTGGCTCACTAAGGTGCACATTTTGAGAGATGgcaaggaaagtgaaggagagagTTTGAAGGATCTCaaactctgaagaaaaaattaagtggGGAAATAAAGGCATATTCAGCCTAGTCCTATTCAACAAAGTAAGTGGCAAAATAGGCAATAATTAATTTGGACATTTTAATTAGAAACAGTCTTAGCACAGAactttgatttgaaaaaaaatattaggtTGACTTTAGTTGCAAAACCAGATTTTagtcttttattaaaaaataaaaatccaagtTAATCATTTGGCACAATTTACAGTGGAAAAGTTTTCTACCTTCTGCATAGTTCCTGTAAAAAAGTTTTTAATATCATCTTTTCAACAGTGATAcagtaatattttctgtttgaggGGCTGTGCACCCCCCTGAGGATGTGGTTGGGCAAGCTGAAGTAATCAAGGCCAAGATCTTTGAAAAGGTTTAATTATGTAACttgctgaaattaaaaagcattatAGATCTGAATGGGCAGTAAATCTTGGCCCCACAATTGTAGTAGAGCTGTGATCATCAGCAGAGTGCAAGATGACATCAGAATCATGATTCCTCCCTATGCTTTTGTCTAGTGTTATCCAGCTAGTGAGGAAAGGGGAACAGAGGGACAAACCAAGGGAAAGTGTAACTGGACCTTTGTAGCATCAACTTGGGAGTTTAGGTTGTACTCCCAGCACTGTGAACCTAGGTCAGATGTGCTACAGTAGCTCTGGGTAGAGTGAGCTGGATTCAGCCAGTAACTTGGTCTCAGCACAGAGGCCAAAACTAGGAGTAAGATTGGCAGGAATATGAAAGTGGACAATAATATTTGCTAGTTCAAATAAAACATGATATCATAAATACTAGTATTAGTCTACCCAGTTCTAATTAAGGCCTTTGTTGACATACTGCAGGAGTTCAGCACCACTGACTCAGTCCAGGGATGTCTGTGCCACACCCAAGGGTGTCCAGATTTACCCCTACTCTTTGTAATCCTGCTATTCATTACCCCAGAGAACAGAAAACCATCTGAAAGCATGTTTAACACCAGCATGTGTCCAAGATTTCCTAGGTATGTCTTCTTTCTGCCCAATTCTGTCTAGATGGATTCAGAGATTGTTGAAACTTGTCCTAGATTTCTGGATGTCTGCTAGCACATAAAGCAGGCTGTTACAGCACAGGCACAAGAACTCCAAACAAGCTGCCATACCTTTGAAAACCCAGTCATACCCACAGGACAGATGTTGTTTCAAATAACAGTAAGCTATCTAGGCATAAGCTGATCAAATATATTGTTAATTCTATTTTGAGTTAACTACTGAAAATTGACAACTTTCTCAAaagatattcagaaaaaaaatggctaAAACATTTTATCTTAAATTCAGTTTTTGAGGACATTTGTATTTTCTCCTGGTCATACACCAAATGTTTAATGGATAACTTTGCTTCTATTGGTTCTCCATGCTGCAGGTAGGCACAACCTCTCCCATCTTGCTTGCACCAGCTAACACATTAACTGTCCCTCTGCCCTGATATTTACCCAAACCACTGAACCTTATTAACTAAATTTTAACAgagggaaattaaaattttagtttaaaaaaaattacatttacacACCAGCTATTTACAGCactagcaaaaagaaaaaaaaactgatAAAAATCATTAAACAATGCTTTCTAGAGCACATTTGCAATCACACCATTAAGTGTACCTGTTACAGCAGCATATGTTACAATCTGCCTGGAAAAGGCTAAACAATGTCCTCTCTCCCCAAGATTTATTCAAGATTTTTCTTGAATAAATAAGCCAAGAAACTTcataaaattttttattttcttttaaaatatattgtatTCAACTCCTGCGCATGGCACTACCTCTCCAATGAATAAAGACACATTCAAGTtccaaacacaggaaaaatattcctgaaCTGTTCTTCCTCTGAATaataaacttttaattaaaatcagaaaatacttaaaaagcATTAGAAGGGATGAAAAATGAATTTCACAAGTTAAAAAATCCTCCCataaaaaagacaacaaaatatGCATAAATGAGAAGGATGAACAGgtgaaaaaaaggcatttgtttCAGTCTGTTGGGCAGTACCTGTGGTCTGAGTGGGGCACTTTGTTAATACTTCTGGTGCTCGGAATCCAggtgttcctgctctgggagccacTTGTTGACGCCTTGTAATAAGAGACAAATAAATTTGGAATATAAAAGTTGATAAGAAAGTTCTAAATCTAGTAATgcttaatattatttttagaatatGCTTGTGTAAGACGTGTAAACAGCCTAACCCTGCTTTATTCAAATTTTACAGAAGTTTGAACATCTTATCTAGCATGAATTTGTAAGACACACACATAACAATCTTATTATCTATTATATTATAATTATATTATCTAGCATAAGATAATACCAGAGAAATACTTATTGCATACTTAACTCACAATGGCCTTTTCTTAGTTTCATCTAAGAGAAGTGTCATTTTTGTTAAAAGCTTGTTTTCATGGGAAACTTTGAAGTTGAGGCTAATTAACCCAAGGCAAAAAGAATATGAGATTCTTGAATGTGGATGCTATGGTTTTGTGTTAGTCCAGAGCAAACTAAGGGCTGCTCTGAGTGTTGCCAGGAATTTAGTTTTTACTAGATTAACTAAGAGGTGTGAggttataattattttaaaaaacatgtagaTAAAAGGCAATAGTAGATCATAATCAAAACTAACTGCAGAGGGATGGAGTTTAATTGAGctatgaggcactggaacaggttgcccagagaagctgtggacgcccatccctggcagtgttcaaaggccaggttggacagggcttggggcAACCTGGTCTCTGGGAgttgcccctgcccatggcagggggtttggaacaagatggcctttaaggtcccttccaacccaaaccattctgtgattctattagTTTTTTAGATtaacaaatacaaaacaatCATGCTTCCTTTTTATTCTACATTTCATGATTTCCAGAATCCCAACTGTTGGCATAATTAGATAACTACTAAATGACAGAATGATGTATTGTCTTTTCTAAGTGTTGTAATTAACACAAGTGATTTTCTACAACACATGTAGGTGAATAAGTAAACacaacaagaaaataattaacagTGAATCTTTCTAGATGCAGATAGCAGTGAACAAATCCATGAATTCCATGAACTATTCTTAAGAAGAGCATACTTAGTGTTTTAAAGGCTGCAGAGATCAAACGCTGTCTTTCATTTACTAAATCAGCAGTCTAGTAAATCTAAGTTTGAGTTTGCTTGACAGCAGAGCAGACAATTTTACAACACTATCAAAGCAAATTACCTTGAAAGGCAAACACTGCAAACTCTATCCGTTGCATAACAGTCACAGGGCACGTTTAAAGGGCAACCACTGGCAGCTTTCCTGGCTGCCCCATTGCTCACAGTTTTGGTAGAAATAATCTTCTTCTTTGTTACTAGCTTCCTAGATGAAACATCGATCATCTTTGATTGTTTTATGAGCTGTAATGTAGATATTGTAGAGAAagtgacatatttaagaagttTCCCTTTACATACAGATAGGACAGTTCCTAAAATACTGACTTAACAAGTGCTCATGAACAAGAAGAATTTTAGGACAGACACAGCAAACCTCTTTAACAGTATCAAAACTACTATAAAACAGACACTGGAACTTTCTGGATATCTGATTTCTAGATATCCTGATTTCATCCGTTCCCCTTCAGAAGACATTTTCAGTGCTTACTAAAACCAATCTATATTAGATATTCTGAAGCTACAAGACAAGTACTTTTCAAGTTAGTATAGcgtttcaagatttttttttggctcagtatgaaaaaaatgaagagagtATGAAATCCCACAGCAACACACAAGCACTAACTCTAGTTCTACAATAAAATACCACAAACCAAACCCTCTAATTTAGTAGGTGTTTCCCCCTCATCATATTAAATActaattacaaaaaaaaccattaCAAGCTTTATCCTCAGCTTcaactgcaaaataatttttaaaaaagtttcaCACAGTAAGTAGGgggtggttgagcactggaacaggctccccaggaaagtggtcgCAGCCCTAAACCTGACAGAggtcaagaagcatttggacaatgctctcaggcacatgggagtgactcttggggtatcctgtgcagggccaggagctggactcaacgATCCTCACGGGCCCCTTCCCACTCAGcttattttgtgattctatgattagtTGCACAGATAGATACATAGGAAAAAAGATTAACTTAGCATCCAAACAAGATCAGCTAGGGAGACAGCTACAGAACTTGTTGTTTAAGAGTTTCAAATGGgactgaaacagaaatgaaaaattctttgAGCCTTTCAGGAAAGACATATTTAATAATCTGCTCAAAAGCCTTTCACATTTCATAGCATTGTGGAGCAGTGTCCAGTCCTACAGAACAACCAGTTCTATAATGTTTCAAATATGCAGCAGACTGATCCTGCTGATGAGTCAATACTTCTTACTTTTGTGCCTGAGTTCTCCTGGTATGTAGAACTATAGACATTGAAATTCCTCTCTCCGAAGACAGAGCGCTGGACAGAATGGTGCACAGAGTCCTCCTACAATACCAGCAAAAAGGACAATAAGGATCCTGTTTAAGAGGCGTCTGGGTACTGACAGGtcaaaaaaaagtgtgaagtGACATAAAACAAGAACAGCTGTGTGTAAGTTATTTTCAGGCATCAGTTTACTGTGGATGAAGAAACATGGTCTAGACAGAACAGCAAACATGTTTACAAAACGAATCACACCTCTGAAGTGCCCCAAGACAATCTCAGTGTACCCTGTACTGCATTTGTTATGCAACTAGTAACTAAACACAGGTGAATGATTATTGGCTTGGGGAGGAGTTTCATCATCCCTATCTCCTATGAAAGGATTTAAGGCTGTCTAAATAGTAACCCACGCTGGGGTTTTATACAGCCTTCAGCACTGTATTAGATCTAACAGATAATGATGAAGCCAGTAGTTATGTAGACGTAGCTCCTTTGATATGAACACTATGATGCTGTGCAGGCTCAGCTTCTGTGCAAGTACTGCATCTCCCCCTGTTGGATGAAGGAACACATTAAACATACAACAGCATTAATGAAAGAGACTGAGaaccttttctcctcttccttgttTCATCTGTACTTTCAGAAGTGAGCTGGACCTTCTATCAGCTGCTTTTGAGGCTGACTGTTGAGCTATCTGTTTAGGTGCTGTGACACTGACAGAAACCCCATTTCCCAAGGCTACAATGGGATTATTTTGCAAGCAACTTCCCTGCTGGTCTTCAGAGTGGGCAGTTTTAAGAAGCTCAATTTTTGTATCAGGGGTTCCTTGTGCCAAGCCAAAATCTACCAAGGCATacctgaaaagacaaaaatttagAATCAGGAGTCACAAAGTATCTATTAATCATTCAATTTACTGTTCATTACttatttatctttctttcacatttcattCAATGTTGCTTATCTGTACTGTTGCCAGCATCACAGtcctattttcttccttctcctcctacATTCCCATCTCACTTATCCCCTCAGTGTTTTTACCCTATACCACTGTTCACTGTTTCTTGTTCCAAAATCTCAAGTACATACTTTCTCCAAAGGtgttaaaacatattttcagcAACTCATTTTTGAAGTTCTTCTAATCCTACAGCTCTGAATCTTCAGCCAGCAGTCAGGTACCAGTGGCTTGACTCTTGCAGGGTTCCCATGGGCAGAGGACAAAGGTAGCAGTGAAGACAGACAAGACCAACAGTGCTTACAGTTGTGACAGGCTTCTGGCTAATATTACTGGAATTTTCTTTAGTCTTGTAACAGGTAAGACTATCTTAGCTCACACTTCAGATCTGTCtctaaaagaattattttttgctACAACCAGTACAGAGACAATCCACCTGTCCCTGGGTCTCAAACTCAACTGCACGCCTCTAGACACAAAGTAGAGATTAAGGCTCAAACAAATGCTGGAAGAGCAAAATGGCAGTGTGTATTCATTttgacagattaaaaaaaacaaacaaaacagtatttctCAAACTTTTAAGCTTGTGGTTTGGCAAAATGCAATCAAATCACCCCTACAAACTGTCACtgcatagaatcacagaaacacttaggctggaaaagacctttaaaatcaagtccaactgttaaccctgCTCTGCCAAGTCCCTAAGTGCTAGGGACAAGTGCTAGATCTACAGGTCTTTTAAATTCctctagggatggtgactcaaccacttccctgggcagcccattccaatgcttgataaccctttcagtgaagaaatttttctaatatcaaacctaaaccttccctggtaaaacttgaggccatttcctgtAATCTTATCACTTTTTACTTGGGGATGTGCATCCTGCTACAACCTTCTCTCAGTGCTTTGCTTTGGACACACTCGAGCACCTTAGTGTCTCAACTGTACAGAGAACAATGCTAACAAATACAGCTATAGGACTGCTAGCACTGCAGCATTCTATCCACTTCAGATCTTCACAAAGAAGCAGTACCTCActttttacagcttttaaattttgtaacttgcaggcaaaaaaaccaaccctacTAAACATTAATTCAATGTAACGTGAAAACAGCTCAAAGCCAGCTATCTTATCTGTATCAGTTTCACCCTATTCACTATTAAAAATGTACAAGGATCATTCTGTGCCCCACAAGTTAActtccttatttaaaaaaaaaattactgattttattcttctcattcttatttgaaaatacagtgcTTTTACTCAGTAGTAAAATCTTCACTTTATCAGGTACTTGTGACTCTATGAAGCAGGTATTAcattaagtaaaaaaatttcCTTCACTTCTTAAGTCCCctaacactgaaagaaaaattttacaaataaaaagaatgtttttagCTTTATTACTTAAGCACATGTTAtgcagctggaaggaaagaagcttAAAAGCCTAATTGACTCTGTTCTGCCCAGGCACACATGCCCAGATGAAATCATAGTATGGCCAGACTCACTTTTTTAGCTGCCTGTTGTAGAGGAAGTTGCTGGGCTTGACATCACGGTGAACAATACCGAAGTGATGAATGCGCCTCAACGCTTTAAACAGATTAAACATGTATTCCCTCACTTCTTCAAAGGAAAGGGAATTCAAAATGTCCTGAAAGATTATTTGGATACTGTaatttatagaatcatagaataattatGCAActacttttaattaaatgtttttacTACACATCAAAAGTCTGAGACTCACCAAGAAGGATTCATGTTCCAGATAGGGCATAACAATAACAACATGATCATTTTTCCTAAAGCAGTATTTAACTCCCATAACATTATCTTGTCCCCTAGAAGAAAAGTAGTGTTACTGAACAAAGACCAGAAGGTGGacgtttattttcctttatctcTTAAAAACTTCAGTCAGGCTTTCTTTTATAAtcttaatttatattttgataGCAGTCTTATCAGCAATCCATAGTTGTGCTCTTGCTGCTCGCTGCTATGTTCCATTTGTTCTGCAGTTTGGAATGAGAACTCTACAGATTATCTGTGGGGCTGTGGTTTGTAGTTACCACGGTAATTAAATATAGGACCTAACTTTCATGATCCTACTGCTTTAGGAAGGTGCTATTCAGCACACTCTGCCAACATGTATTCATTcctaaaatcacattttctaacgaagtgattcttttttccaagcatttCAGAACTGGAACTTTGTTACCACAGAGATACATAATGGAATTTCTCAGATGGAAAATAGtgccccaccccctccccccaactGAGACTAGCAGCAAAGGGCATCCATTACAGGTAAGACACTCATTTTGTTATTTGCTCTCaataaaaagaatatatatgtgtgtggttaaaaataaatcaagagaAATGCCAAAACTTAAATAAATATAGAACAGTGAGACAACATTCAGCAGTTTAGTCATGACaatcataatttttttgtttatgtacCCTGCCACTGTGAGGCACTGAAGTTCAGCAGCTATTCGCAGGGGGTGGCTGGTTGGAATCAAGTGTTTCAGAgccattttttcttcatatccTGTTTGTAATTGTGCTGTGGCCAAGTAAACAGAACTAAAAGTACCtgtaaacaaaagagaaaaacactgCCTTCAACATTTTTAATTAGGTCAATGCAGATTTTTACAGAAGTGATCTAACTGTTCACAATCCTGCAGTACACTTGATACTACATCAAAAGCagattctaaaagaaaaaaatccagttccttttttctcctactGAATTCAGTGATCTTGTATACAAGTTTTTTATGTcagtaaaaatgcaaatataacaCTGTCTAACTTGCCTGGGACACAGTGCTCTTTGAATGTAGATTTCCTATCTTTGATTTGCTTTCTTGTTTAGGTAGCTTACTTTCATCTGACATCTAACTCCTTTCCCTACAATGTAAGAGGACTATATAATGCTAatctggaaagcagtgccagtGCTATTCAGAGCATTTCTGAAATTGCTACATTTTCCTTAATTCTGTACCTTATTTATTAAGTAAGGCTTCCCACATGATGTGTAACTATACTGTTTGTTTGCCCAGAGCATTTTACTACATCAAATGTGATACACTTGATTGAGGAAGGGAGTATTCAGACTGTATGATAAACTTACCCAGCCATTTAATTTTAAGGATATCCTAATATACCTCTTAGGAGGTTAATTTATCCTAATGATCTGAGATACCTGAACATGCAAGTTGAAGTGTTCTTCCATATGAATAATGGAATATATGAATAAAGAATAGAAATAACTTTTGATTACATTTTAAGTAAAGCGTTTGCATCATGCTGGTTCAACAGTCTGAGTGCACACATACATCAAAATGCCAGCAAAAACTAAGTACTTCATGCAatcataaaaaaaatcccaaacaaccTAGAGACAGACCCATACCTTCAACAGAATTATTACAGCAACAAGGGTTACCAAATTTGACTTAAGACATTATTTTTTGTGGTGAGAACTGCTAAAATGAAAGTGATTCCAGAGTGGAATCCTAAGCAGAAGCTTGTTTTCTCATAATGCTGTTGAACTGcaaatggtatttttttaaaaacattgtttgCTCCCAAGAGTAAAATCAGAGTACTATTCACATaaccaaaatttttttaattacactaTCTTTTTTATAATGGGCAgaactctatttttttttttaatttttgaaattttatctTCCTGTGGGGAATGGAGTTGGGAGTTTTTAggtagtttggggtttttttttgagataaAACCTCCTAGCCATCTAACCTACTGCACAGAAGTTCCATCACAAAACAGATGCAAAACAATCCAGCTTAACATCAacatcttttgtttttaaaagtgtgGAATGTTACAGAGCCTTTCAGAGATTAAATGGGTAAAGTTTCAAAAAGTGCTGAAATCCCAGACTCAGAAGTACCTGAATCTATTTATAGTCATGCCTGACACTAATTTAAGGTATTTGCAATAGTATCTATTGAAGGCAAGGTGTACACAAGCATTCTAAAATTTGATACTGTAtgtcttcaaaaataaaaagttctttattttttaagtaaagCAGGTCCAGCCTTTCAGATTCCTCATCCAACTCTGCCCAAGAGATTTTAGTGGAAACAAAGCTAACTTAAGGAACGCCAATTAAGCATGTCAAAACACAGCTACATGTAAGTAGATTTCTCttgtaaaggagaaaaagagtgGAATTTTAAGACATTTATTTACTTGAATCTACCTCAAAAATTTTTAATTGTCAAACTTGGAATGCTGTTTTTTCTAAAAGGCTATAATATAccatattttcaagaaaatatctTGGAAATGGTCCTAATTAATACACCCACGTGCTCAGCAACATATTAGAATTCCTACAGAGACATTCAAAAAAATTCTTACATGGCTTACATTGCATATATTGGGATCTTAGATTTATACCTTTTTAAGTTAGACATGCCAAAAGAA encodes the following:
- the CDC7 gene encoding cell division cycle 7-related protein kinase, with amino-acid sequence METVLKSPCDEQHPQQAEDFHGNLEQNSKLSGIKKDVEKLYEAVPQLVNVFKIKEKIGEGTFSSVYLATAQLQTGYEEKMALKHLIPTSHPLRIAAELQCLTVAGGQDNVMGVKYCFRKNDHVVIVMPYLEHESFLDILNSLSFEEVREYMFNLFKALRRIHHFGIVHRDVKPSNFLYNRQLKKYALVDFGLAQGTPDTKIELLKTAHSEDQQGSCLQNNPIVALGNGVSVSVTAPKQIAQQSASKAADRRSSSLLKVQMKQGRGEKEDSVHHSVQRSVFGERNFNVYSSTYQENSGTKLIKQSKMIDVSSRKLVTKKKIISTKTVSNGAARKAASGCPLNVPCDCYATDRVCSVCLSRRQQVAPRAGTPGFRAPEVLTKCPTQTTAIDMWSAGIIFLSLLSGRYPFFKASDDLTALAQIMTLRGSRETIQAARTFGKSVVCTQVVPTQNLRTLCEKLRGTNSSCKRSQGEGPSRSENNTALPVAADKPCAPETLRKQIQHLQNFQEGDGALEVKATDMKGWDQVPDEAYDLLDKLLDLNPATRITAKEALLHPFFKDIKL